A window of Streptomyces sp. NBC_00102 contains these coding sequences:
- a CDS encoding class I SAM-dependent methyltransferase, giving the protein MVSRLLECGDQRAARIVAALPTDGDGVLDPLAVDRLMISVHTELQRLREELRIDDRLVHVLGPLFAAIRATAGHGGPFRLVDIGSGLGYLVRRLAATRALGPDVELVGVDLDAALVGEAGRLARAEGLACGFVHGNAFDLPEAATVYVSTGVLHHFRGPALADFFRAQAASSALAFCHFDIAATRLAPIGAWVFHRARMRHPLGRHDGVASALRAHSDHTLLSAAEVPGIRPLLYEPRGMANPFCTTLRPVLGIRPHLEEPLRRALGRASRRLVGPEQLAGTAR; this is encoded by the coding sequence GTGGTCAGCCGTCTCCTCGAGTGCGGTGATCAGCGGGCGGCCCGTATCGTCGCGGCACTGCCGACCGACGGGGACGGTGTGCTCGATCCGCTCGCCGTGGACCGCCTGATGATCAGCGTGCACACCGAACTGCAGCGACTCCGCGAGGAGTTGCGCATCGACGACCGTCTGGTGCACGTGCTCGGACCCTTGTTCGCCGCCATACGCGCCACCGCTGGGCACGGTGGGCCGTTCCGCCTGGTCGACATCGGCTCCGGGCTCGGTTATCTCGTCCGCCGGCTCGCGGCCACCCGCGCTCTCGGTCCGGACGTCGAGCTCGTCGGGGTCGACCTCGATGCCGCACTGGTCGGCGAGGCCGGCCGCCTGGCCCGTGCCGAGGGGCTCGCCTGCGGTTTCGTCCACGGCAACGCCTTCGACCTGCCGGAGGCCGCCACCGTCTATGTGTCGACCGGTGTCCTGCACCACTTTCGCGGACCCGCTCTCGCCGACTTCTTCCGGGCGCAGGCCGCCTCGTCGGCGCTCGCCTTCTGCCACTTCGACATCGCCGCCACCCGCCTCGCCCCCATCGGCGCCTGGGTCTTCCACCGTGCCCGGATGCGCCATCCGCTCGGCCGCCACGACGGCGTCGCCTCCGCCCTTCGCGCCCACAGTGACCACACCTTGCTCAGCGCTGCGGAAGTTCCGGGCATACGGCCGTTGCTGTACGAACCCCGGGGCATGGCGAACCCTTTCTGCACCACCCTGCGCCCCGTGCTCGGCATCCGCCCACACTTGGAGGAACCGCTGCGCCGGGCTCTCGGCCGCGCTTCCCGCAGACTTGTGGGACCCGAGCAGCTCGCCGGGACGGCACGATGA